A stretch of Candidatus Vicinibacter affinis DNA encodes these proteins:
- a CDS encoding PorP/SprF family type IX secretion system membrane protein gives MLNKCFLWVFMVGWIGLQAQDVHFSQYYYNYHNLSPALIGHFDGDHRLTVNYRNQWLSVPVPYMTVSLLYDTKINLPNNGGQINLGFGLDYDKAGDSKLNMSKLLPNIGYSRLFGKRHFANVGISPSIAQRRLGTEKLRWDVQWIGDRFDPKVSSRETYATSGDFFLDLGAGGLYEFALTKRSRIMINGAIFHLNKPNQSFYSANGTKSLLPYRYSGSGQLNIGVGGFLDLIIGANYQSQADYKEMLGSGMVRIYLNRTPGQVLNVLLGCNVRVDDAIIPNLGIEWKNWLISGSYDMNTSAFKSATNKRGGPELAVQYVFKGVKPIGIYKKCPIY, from the coding sequence ATGTTGAATAAATGTTTTTTGTGGGTATTTATGGTAGGTTGGATAGGACTTCAAGCCCAGGATGTTCATTTTTCTCAATACTATTACAATTACCACAACCTTTCGCCGGCTTTAATAGGACATTTTGATGGTGACCACCGTTTGACTGTAAATTATCGCAATCAGTGGCTTTCGGTTCCTGTCCCTTATATGACGGTAAGTTTATTATATGATACTAAGATTAATTTACCTAATAATGGAGGTCAAATCAATCTTGGGTTTGGTTTGGATTATGATAAAGCAGGAGACTCTAAACTAAATATGAGTAAACTCCTTCCTAATATTGGTTATTCCAGGTTATTTGGTAAACGCCACTTTGCGAATGTTGGGATAAGTCCTTCTATAGCTCAGAGAAGATTAGGGACTGAAAAATTAAGGTGGGACGTCCAATGGATAGGAGATAGATTCGATCCAAAAGTTTCTTCTAGAGAGACTTATGCCACCAGTGGAGATTTCTTTTTGGATCTTGGGGCTGGGGGATTATATGAATTTGCTTTAACCAAAAGGTCCAGAATAATGATTAATGGGGCCATATTTCATTTAAACAAACCCAATCAAAGTTTTTATTCAGCAAACGGCACTAAATCTCTATTACCTTATAGATATTCCGGTTCAGGGCAATTGAATATTGGAGTTGGAGGATTTTTGGATTTAATAATCGGCGCAAATTATCAATCGCAAGCAGATTATAAAGAAATGCTGGGTTCCGGAATGGTGAGAATTTATTTGAACCGCACTCCAGGGCAAGTTTTAAATGTACTCTTGGGATGTAATGTTAGAGTAGATGACGCAATTATACCCAATTTAGGTATTGAGTGGAAAAATTGGTTAATCTCAGGAAGTTATGACATGAATACTTCTGCATTTAAATCAGCAACAAATAAAAGAGGGGGGCCTGAATTGGCTGTGCAATACGTTTTTAAAGGTGTAAAGCCTATAGGTATCTATAAAAAGTGCCCTATTTATTAA
- the fdhD gene encoding formate dehydrogenase accessory sulfurtransferase FdhD, giving the protein MSALEINKKAIIYWENGLSTQKYDNVAAEEPLEIIVRLKLENRTVFKTISITMRTPGQDEQLALGFLFNEGIIDSKFDVLSIDQRMNCSGDDITHQSIIFELNPKLNNRIVNLNRHFYTSSSCGVCGKTAIDLAMTNSHFIPKKLPGAINPFTLGQLPEILKKEQKLFHLTGGIHACGVFDLDHNLIFFAEDVGRHNALDKVAGWCLKNETIPLSEHILILSGRASFELVQKAMCLGIPIICSVGAPSSLAIELAESLGLTLVGFLKNNKMNIYSAAYRIDLT; this is encoded by the coding sequence ATGTCTGCTTTGGAAATTAATAAAAAAGCAATTATTTATTGGGAGAATGGCCTTTCAACCCAAAAGTATGATAACGTTGCGGCAGAAGAGCCTTTAGAAATTATAGTTAGGTTAAAATTAGAAAACAGAACTGTTTTCAAGACCATTTCAATAACAATGAGAACCCCTGGTCAGGATGAGCAACTTGCTCTTGGCTTTCTTTTTAATGAAGGAATCATTGATTCAAAATTTGACGTACTTTCTATTGACCAAAGAATGAATTGTTCAGGTGATGATATTACTCATCAATCAATAATTTTTGAACTGAATCCCAAATTGAACAATAGAATTGTAAATTTGAATCGACACTTTTACACCTCTTCTAGTTGCGGAGTTTGTGGAAAAACAGCTATTGATCTAGCCATGACTAATAGTCACTTTATTCCAAAGAAACTTCCGGGGGCTATAAACCCATTTACATTGGGGCAGCTTCCTGAAATATTGAAAAAAGAACAAAAGTTATTTCATCTAACAGGTGGAATTCATGCCTGTGGTGTTTTTGACTTAGATCATAATTTGATTTTCTTTGCTGAAGATGTTGGTCGTCACAATGCATTAGATAAAGTTGCAGGATGGTGTCTCAAAAATGAAACTATACCATTGTCTGAACATATATTGATACTCTCTGGCCGTGCAAGCTTTGAGTTAGTTCAAAAAGCAATGTGTTTAGGAATTCCTATAATCTGTTCAGTGGGTGCTCCAAGTTCTTTAGCAATCGAATTAGCTGAAAGTCTTGGATTGACTTTAGTGGGATTTTTGAAAAACAATAAAATGAATATTTACTCAGCTGCCTATCGAATTGATTTAACCTAA
- a CDS encoding molybdenum cofactor guanylyltransferase encodes MIGIVLCGGLSSRLGFDKMNIQKGNKPLFQWWKNMLNPICSNVYISCTLEQKLKYKIKNAILDEELNQGPMSGIITGIKKFPTESILVVACDLVNLNEDNIKTLSTLRDKNKMATCYLNNENNLPFPLFTVYENKIFSMLLNEYYNGRKSALDVLLKSEINIINNNINLKGINTTADLLEYQNSLNC; translated from the coding sequence ATGATTGGAATTGTATTGTGTGGTGGGTTAAGCTCAAGACTTGGATTCGACAAAATGAATATCCAAAAAGGAAATAAACCATTATTTCAGTGGTGGAAAAATATGCTGAACCCTATTTGTTCAAATGTTTATATTTCATGTACATTGGAACAAAAACTCAAGTATAAAATTAAAAATGCGATTTTGGATGAAGAATTAAATCAAGGCCCCATGTCTGGAATTATAACCGGAATAAAGAAATTCCCTACAGAATCAATATTAGTTGTAGCATGTGACCTTGTAAATCTGAATGAAGACAATATCAAAACATTATCAACATTAAGAGATAAAAACAAAATGGCAACTTGCTACCTAAATAACGAAAACAATTTACCCTTTCCGCTTTTCACTGTTTATGAGAATAAAATTTTTAGTATGCTTTTAAATGAATACTATAATGGTCGCAAATCTGCATTAGATGTCTTATTAAAAAGCGAAATAAACATAATTAATAATAATATAAATCTAAAAGGGATCAATACCACAGCAGATTTATTAGAATATCAGAACAGCCTCAATTGCTAA
- the gldC gene encoding gliding motility protein GldC, producing MEKKSEILIRVTLDQENIPSEIEWSAQDAGAESLSPAKGILLSIFEKDSLDTLKLDLWTKEMQVVEMDRFMFQTLNALSDTYLKSTNNVQLAGEFKQFVHYFGERTEIISPGN from the coding sequence ATGGAAAAGAAGTCTGAAATTCTTATTAGGGTTACCCTGGATCAGGAAAATATTCCCTCAGAAATTGAATGGAGTGCGCAGGATGCAGGAGCTGAATCACTTTCTCCTGCAAAAGGAATTTTACTGTCAATTTTCGAAAAAGATAGTTTGGATACGCTCAAGCTTGATTTGTGGACCAAGGAAATGCAAGTAGTTGAAATGGATAGATTTATGTTTCAAACATTAAATGCTCTTAGCGATACTTATTTAAAATCTACAAATAATGTTCAATTAGCAGGAGAATTTAAGCAGTTTGTTCATTATTTTGGAGAGCGGACTGAAATTATATCTCCAGGTAATTAG
- a CDS encoding DUF4249 family protein, which produces MRLSYYLLFISGLLMMLLISCEEEYIPITSSDQQKIVVESYIEKSEEGIPPYVILTKSLPFYSEFGINILEQLFIHDAKVLISTDQQKIELTEICIDDVPVEVRESLAKRFGLNLDSTAVNFCVYIDVLNQLNISEGVEYELNIYTSMDSVKSKAFIPALNPIDSIWFDVVPGKPLDSFLQLFCKIQDRPVDRDYYRYFTAGEGEALIPNFSSVTDDYFFNGQAFKFTLQKAMQPGEDFNETSGYFRKGDSIEIKWCGIEKAQFEFWNTLEVSRTRQGPFSSYVRIDGNISNGLGIFGTQNCKYYKLVVPN; this is translated from the coding sequence ATGAGATTATCTTATTATTTGTTATTTATATCAGGGCTTTTGATGATGCTATTGATTTCATGTGAAGAAGAGTATATTCCAATTACTTCCTCAGATCAACAAAAAATTGTAGTAGAATCTTATATTGAGAAGTCTGAGGAAGGAATACCACCCTATGTAATTTTGACTAAGTCTTTACCATTCTATTCAGAATTTGGAATAAATATTTTAGAGCAGCTTTTCATCCATGATGCAAAAGTTTTAATAAGTACTGATCAACAAAAAATCGAGCTAACAGAAATATGCATTGATGATGTACCAGTTGAGGTGCGTGAATCGTTGGCTAAACGATTTGGTTTAAATTTAGACAGTACAGCAGTTAATTTTTGTGTGTACATTGATGTGCTAAATCAATTAAACATTTCAGAGGGGGTTGAATATGAGCTTAACATTTATACCAGTATGGATTCAGTTAAGTCAAAGGCATTTATTCCTGCACTTAATCCAATAGATTCTATTTGGTTTGATGTTGTTCCCGGAAAGCCACTTGATAGTTTTTTACAGTTGTTTTGCAAGATACAAGATAGACCGGTTGATCGTGATTATTATAGGTATTTTACGGCCGGGGAAGGGGAGGCCTTAATCCCAAATTTTAGTTCAGTAACTGATGATTATTTTTTTAATGGGCAAGCTTTCAAATTTACTTTACAAAAAGCAATGCAGCCTGGTGAAGATTTTAATGAAACCTCCGGATATTTTAGAAAGGGGGACAGTATTGAAATTAAGTGGTGCGGAATTGAAAAAGCGCAATTTGAGTTCTGGAATACCCTGGAGGTCAGTCGGACCCGTCAAGGACCTTTCTCTTCATATGTCAGAATTGATGGAAATATTTCCAACGGCTTAGGTATCTTTGGTACACAAAATTGTAAATATTATAAATTGGTTGTTCCTAATTAA